In Candidatus Flexicrinis affinis, the following proteins share a genomic window:
- a CDS encoding DMT family transporter produces the protein MLNRQTEGLLLIGVAAVGYAIMPILTKFVYVDPAMQPMDVLTWRFLFATPLVWFALRALRTPSPAEPTPRGTMLLLGLIFSGVAACAFFALDRIPASLYTVLLYTYPAVVALISILTGERLSTRAWIALGLTLIGVVLTVPLDDIGSAAFDTFGLGLAFFNGVLYAIYLVISGRALRGKTAVAHASAWVITGALLPMLVLVPFSGLNLPSVPGAWAGLIAIAIFSTVMPLFAMLGGTARLGAARASILSTFEPVMTVVLAVLLLPDTERLTLLQVAGGALILFSVILLQLPAIRRARAVPAAGD, from the coding sequence GTGCTCAACCGCCAAACCGAGGGTCTACTGCTGATCGGCGTGGCCGCTGTCGGTTACGCCATCATGCCGATCTTGACCAAGTTCGTGTACGTCGATCCGGCGATGCAGCCGATGGACGTGCTGACGTGGCGCTTCCTATTCGCGACGCCGCTGGTGTGGTTTGCCCTGCGCGCCCTGCGCACGCCATCGCCCGCCGAGCCGACCCCGCGCGGAACCATGCTGCTGCTCGGCCTGATCTTCTCCGGCGTGGCGGCGTGCGCCTTCTTCGCGCTCGACCGCATCCCCGCCAGCCTGTACACCGTGCTGCTGTACACCTATCCGGCCGTGGTCGCGCTGATTTCGATTCTCACTGGCGAGCGGCTTTCGACGCGGGCGTGGATCGCGCTCGGGCTTACGCTGATCGGCGTGGTGCTCACCGTGCCGCTGGACGACATCGGCAGCGCGGCGTTCGACACCTTCGGCCTCGGGCTGGCCTTCTTCAACGGCGTGCTGTACGCGATCTATCTGGTGATCAGCGGGCGGGCACTGCGTGGAAAAACGGCGGTGGCCCATGCCAGCGCGTGGGTGATCACCGGGGCGCTGCTACCGATGCTGGTGCTCGTGCCGTTCAGCGGGCTGAACCTGCCGAGCGTCCCCGGCGCGTGGGCCGGCCTGATCGCGATTGCGATCTTCTCGACGGTGATGCCGCTGTTTGCGATGTTGGGCGGGACGGCGCGGTTGGGGGCGGCGCGCGCGTCGATCCTCAGCACATTCGAGCCAGTGATGACGGTGGTGCTGGCGGTGCTGCTGCTGCCGGACACCGAACGCCTGACGCTGCTTCAGGTTGCCGGCGGCGCGCTGATCCTGTTCAGCGTGATCCTGCTGCAACTGCCGGCGATCCGCCGCGCCCGCGCCGTCCCCGCGGCGGGAGATTGA
- a CDS encoding glycosyl hydrolase translates to MSDTARTKQRAVQKKDAADRRTLLIGIAVFAAAIVTAVVFLSSGGAPRETVEFPDIHGISFTGDGTQIRVATHYGLVAYADGRWSKPDLPVNDYMGYSGTQDGFFTSGHPSPGSNLPNPVGLLRSDDHGATIQTVAFSGETDFHVMGAAYYGETVYVLNATPNSTLSTGLYYSLDGGTSWEQSAARGLTAAPLQLAVHPREPGIVAAATLGGLYLSDDFGQSFTRIGGEDLVTFAVFDPDGERMLFGLDSVFVFTRTSGEVAPLPTAPAVDAEQAILFAAVSPTAAEIAVTTSDLDVLLSRDGGRSWRKIGQDGKSL, encoded by the coding sequence ATGAGCGACACAGCACGCACAAAACAACGCGCCGTTCAGAAGAAGGACGCGGCAGACCGGCGCACGTTATTGATCGGCATCGCGGTTTTCGCCGCGGCCATCGTCACCGCAGTCGTATTCCTCAGCTCGGGCGGCGCCCCGCGCGAAACAGTCGAGTTTCCCGACATCCACGGCATCAGCTTCACGGGTGACGGTACGCAGATTCGCGTCGCAACCCACTACGGCCTCGTGGCCTATGCGGACGGACGCTGGTCGAAACCCGACCTGCCCGTCAACGACTACATGGGCTACTCCGGCACGCAGGATGGATTCTTCACCAGCGGACACCCGTCGCCGGGGTCGAACCTGCCCAATCCGGTCGGCCTGCTGCGCAGCGACGACCACGGCGCCACGATCCAGACCGTCGCGTTCAGCGGCGAGACCGACTTTCATGTCATGGGCGCCGCGTACTACGGCGAGACCGTGTACGTGCTGAACGCCACGCCCAATTCGACCCTGTCGACCGGGCTGTACTACAGCCTCGACGGCGGAACGTCATGGGAGCAGAGCGCCGCGCGTGGACTGACCGCCGCTCCGCTTCAATTGGCTGTACACCCGCGCGAACCCGGCATCGTCGCCGCGGCAACGCTCGGCGGGCTGTACCTCTCCGACGATTTCGGGCAGTCGTTCACGCGCATTGGCGGCGAGGACCTCGTCACGTTTGCCGTGTTCGACCCAGACGGAGAACGCATGCTGTTCGGGTTGGACTCTGTCTTCGTGTTCACGCGTACGAGCGGTGAGGTTGCCCCACTGCCCACCGCCCCGGCCGTCGATGCCGAGCAGGCGATCCTGTTTGCGGCGGTGAGCCCCACCGCAGCTGAAA